The [Clostridium] celerecrescens 18A genomic sequence TTTTTTGAATAATCATAGGCTTTTTTTGCGGCTACTCCCGCCGCAGTTGCCGCAGCTCCCCATGCAAGCACTTTTCCAAAATTACTTTTTCCTTTCATATGCAACGCTCCATTCTATGAATTGTGTTAACTGATATGCTTATATTATCATACTTCATTTTATCCGTCACCATACATGGTTTTTCAGTTGTATAAAAAAACGACATCAGGGAAATGATGTCGTAAAACCAGACAAATTTACGTTTTTGTCTATAGAAGATTTTTTTACCTTATTTTAAAATTAATATAATGATAAAGGAGGACTTTTTATGTCGACCACTATACACAAACATATCCGGGAGTCCGTCCTTAAAACGGCGCTGCTCCACCAGCTAAGAAATGGGCAGAAATCTCCGGAGCGGACCGCCCGGAACTTAGAAGAGCTGTTGGAAAAATTCAGCCCTATAGCTGCAGAGCTTTTTTCTTATTCTGATCTGGTTGCGCTCATTAAAAGCTGTACCAGGGAAGAATGTCTGGATATCATCATGCATAAGCTTTCTTAAAGCCCTGCCTGGCTCCGGAGATATCCGGCCCGCTCCGAAGCCTTGGCCAGGCTTTTTAAGCGTTCCGCCACGAGACGCGGTTCTGTTCTCATTCCCTTCTCCACCCAGTCAACGATAATCCCGCAAATGCCATATGCATAAAATCCTGCGTCAAAATCTCTCTCCTCATCGGTGAGTTTCTTCTTTTCATCCAGTTTTATAATTGCTTCGGAAAACAGGGCCTTTGCCATATCAAACAGATAACTCTCAAAGGTATGTTCCTGTTCTTTAATGGTATTGATATAAAAGGCTTTTTCTTCTTTCATATTCTGAAGCAGTTCATAAATCTTCTGGTCCCAGTTCTCAAGGGTAATGTCTTCTGCTATTTTAGCAAAATTCTCATTGTAATAGATCCAGCTTAAAAGCTCATATTTATCCTGAAAATGATAATAGAAGGTCTGCCGGTTTAATCCCCATACAGATGTGATATTGGATATGGATATCTTATCAAAAGGTTTTTCCCTGCATACCTGTTTTAGGGCTTCCGCTATTGCGCGTTTTGTAATCAGCGAATCCGACATAATCCCTCCTGGTCTTATCCTTTCATTCCTGTAAAATAGTTGCTGAGGGAAGAAAACTGCTCCAGAGTCAATGCCTCTCCCCGTACGGATGGCCCAAGCCCCAGGCTTTCAACCGCTTCCGTGATCTGTTCCTTTGCAAAGGGTATTTCCGGCGAATTGTTTAATCCGTTTTGAAGCGTCTTTCTTCTCTGGTTAAATGAAGCACGGATCAGCTTGAACATAAGCCCTGGATCCACTGCTTTTACCGGCGGTTCCTTGTGGCGGGTCAGGCGGATGACCGCAGACCCTACGTTAGGACGGGGCATGAAGCAGTTAGGCGGGACGTTTGCCACAATATAGGGCTCCGCATAATATTGGACGGCCAGGGAAAGAGCACCGTAATCCTTGGAACCAGGCCCTACCTGCATGCGGTCTGCCACCTCCTTCTGAACCATGACCGTAATATTGTCGATTGGAACCATGTTTTCAAAAAGACCCATAATGATAGGGGTTGTGATGTAATACGGAAGATTTGCAACTACTTTGATGGGACGTCCGCCGTTATATTGTTCCGTTATCTGATTGATGTCAACTTTAAGAATATCCGCATGGATAATGGTCACATTCTCATAGTCTGCCAGGGTCTCGTTGAGAATGGGGATCAGGTTTGAATCGATCTCCACTGCCACTACATGTCTGGCATTTTCAGCCAGGTACTGGGTCATCGTACCGATCCCCGGCCCGATTTCCAGAACGCAATCATCCTTTGTTACGCCTGCCGCGGCTATGATCTTATCTAATACGTGAGTATCTATCAAAAAATTCTGACCGAATTTCTTCTGGAATGCGAATTCGTATTTCTTTATGATCTCGATTGTTTTTTGGGGATTTCCCAGTGTTGCCATGCCTGTCCTCCGTTTTCTTTTATGGCTGTTCCTTAAGCCTGTATAGCCTTTTGGCATTCTGATTGGTAATATCAATAACTGTTTCTTCCGGGATTCCCTTAATGGCACTGATCTCCTGCACCACATAAGGAAGATTTAAGGAGGAATTACGCTTTCCCCTGTTGGGAGCGGGAGCCAGATAAGGGCAGTCAGTCTCAAGGACCAGCTGTTCTATCGGCATATACTCCACTACTTCTTTAAGTTTTTTAGCATTCTTAAAGGTGAGGACGCCTCCGATCCCAAGATAATACCCCATAGTTAAGTATTCCCTGGCGATCTCCTTTCCATAAGAAAAGCAGTGAATCACTCCTCCAATGTCCTTTGCCCCCTCTGCCTTCATGATATCCAGAGTATCCTTTGCCGCGTCCCGGCTGTGGATGACCACAGGAAGCTTCACTTCCCTGGCCAGGCTAAGCTGGCGGACAAACCACTTCTTCTGGGTTTCATGATCCGGCTCATCCCAGTAATAATCAAGACCGATCTCACCGATTGCCACGACTTTTTTATGGGCGGAATGTTTCTTCAGCCAGGCTAAGTCCTCCTCGTTCAGTTCTCCGGTTTCATTGGGGTGAACACCGATGGCGCCATATATATATGGATATTTCTCTGCCAATTCCAAGGTATGTCTGGAAGTATCCATGCTGGCACCCACATTGGTGACAGCCTCAATTCCATGGTTAAAAAGGCTTGCCAGCAATTCCTCCCTGTCTTCATCAAATGCCTCATCATCATAATGGGCGTGTGTATCAAAAATCATAGAAATCTCCTTTAAAAAGCTGTTTCTTACTTTATAATAATCAAACGCAGGATATAAAGCAAAACTAAGTGAGCGGGATAAAACCAATAAAAAAAGTATTTTAAATTCCTTTTCCCCCTTGCCCCGCTGTACATTCGGATGGGGATGAAGGCCAGGATGGCGGCTCCAAAGCAGCTAAGGCTTTCAAAGGCAGCCAGGATTCCTGCAAATATGGTCTGTCTTTTCTTATCTTTATAGAACACATAAAAAAGCAGGATCATGGTAATCCCAATGATATCATAATCACATTTCAAAAAAACTGCCGCACCGCATCCGGCCAAAAATACCAGGGTCTGTCTGATTGGATTACCCAAAGCCCTATCATACCAGTAAAGGACCCATAGGCCAATGAACAGGGTAACATATACATTCTGATAGCCAGGATAAAACCATTGGTCAAAGAGAGCCAGATCAAAAGGAATTTCGGAAATAAGGGCGAATAATAAAAGTCTGGCACCATATTTCTTAATATCCCTGGTGTGGAAAAATCCTTCTACCAGCAGAAAACAAAAGATAGGGAATGCAATTCTTCCAATGGTGCGGAGCACCAGGTCCGCTATATTCCACATGCTTCCGCCCGAAAGGCTAAACATCCCCCAGGCCGGAAGGTTGTCCTGATATTTTAATATACCGTTTTCAACGACAGCCACTCCGATATGATCTATGAGCATGGTAATAATGGCGATCATCTTTAAGGTGTTTCCTGTTATTCCTCTCGTTCGGGCGCTCATTGATTCCTTCATGGAATCCTCCTTCTTAAAACAATAAGGCCGGATCTAATTACCCGGCCTTTCGTTGTTTCCATTTAAGTGTCTTCAGACATTCCCCTGTATCAGCAGATTTCCGCTCCAGCCGGCATTGCTTTCTCCGGTATCATAAGGGACAGATTGCCTTCTGCATCTTCCGCGCAGAGAAGCATGCCTTCAGACATGACTCCAGCCAGTTTTGCTGGTTTTAAGTTTACCACAACCATCACCTTTTTGCCAACCATTTCTTCTGGTGAATAGTGGGCTTTGATTCCGCTGACAATCTGTTTTACCTGGCTTCCGATCCTTACCTGGGAGCACAGAAGCTTCTTTGACTTTGGAACCACCTCGCAGGCGATGATCTCGCCTACCTGGAACTGCAGCTTGGCAAAATCGTCATATTCGATCTCTGCCTTTGCTTCTATATCAATTACAGCAGAAGAATCTGCTTTTTCAGTCTCTTTATTTTCTTCCTCTTTCGGCCCAAACATGACTTCCACCTTCTCCATGACTTCCTTGATATCCATACGGGCAAACAAGATCTCCGGCTTATCAGTTACTTTATCTCCAGAGGGATATAATCCGAATTCATTCATCTGGGACAAGTCTCTTTTGGTTGTATTAAGCTGGTTAAGAATCTTCTTGGATGTTTCAGGCATAAAGGAATCAAGGAGGGAGGCTCCGATAGCAATGGCTTCCGTCAGATTATAAAGAACGGTTTCCAGCCGGCTTTTTGAATCTTCATCCTTAGCAAGGGTCCACGGAGCCGTTTCATCAATGTATTTGTTGCTCCTTCTGAAAATATTAAAGATTGCTGTCATGGCATCAGCAACACGGAGCTTCTCCATCTTCTCCTGGACCTTTTTCACTTCTTCCAGCACCACTGCCTTTAAGTCCTCATCAACAGCCTCTGCTGCCTTCCCGTCAGATACGATTCCTCCAAAGTATTTATTGGACATGGAAATGGTACGGTTCACCAGATTGCCCAGGATGTTGGCGAGGTCAGAGTTCATGCGCTCTACCATAAGCTCCCAGGAGATAACTCCGTCATTGTCAAAAGGCATTTCATGAAGGACGAAATAGCGGACTGCATCCACGCCAAAGAAATCCACAAGCGTATCTGCATAGAGGACATTTCCCTTGGATTTGCTCATCTTGCCGTCCCCCTGGAGCAGCCATGGATGGCCAAATACCTGCTTGGGAAGGGGAATATCAAGAGCCATCAGGAAAATAGGCCAGTAAATCGTATGGAAGCGGATAATATCCTTTCCGATGAGGTGAAGGTCTGCCGGCCATAATCTGGCAAACTGCTCACTGCTATTGCCGTCACAATCGTAACCGATGCCGGTAATATAATTGGTCAGCGCATCAAGCCAGACATAGGTGACATGCTTCGGGTCAAAGGACACCGGAATTCCCCATTTAAAAGTAGTCCTGGATACACAAAGATCCTGAAGCCCCGGAAGGAGAAAATTGTTCATCATTTCATTTTTTCTGGACACAGGCTGGATAAAGTCTGGGTTCTCATTGATGTGGTTTATCAAACGGTCCGCATATTTGCTCATGCGGAAGAAATATGCCTCTTCTTTTGCCGGCTTCACCTCACGTCCGCAGTCAGGACATTTACCGTCTACAAGCTGGGATTCTGTGAAAAAGGATTCACATGGAGTACAATATAAGCCTTCATAATGTCCCTTATAGATATCACCCTGATCATAGAGCTTCTTAAAGATCTTCTGGACCTGTTCTTCGTGGTCTTTGTCTGTAGTACGGATGAATTTATCGTAAGAGGTATTCATTAAATCCCAGATGTTCTTAATTTCACCGGCCGCCCTGTCTACGAATTCCTTCGGTGTGATTCCTGCAGCCTCTGCCTTTTCCTCAATCTTCTGGCCGTGTTCATCAGTTCCTGTCTGGAAAAATACGTCATAGCCTTCCGCTCTTTTATAGCGGGCAATAGCATCCGCCAATACTGCCTCATAGGTATTGCCGATATGAGGCTTTCCTGATGCATAGGCAATGGCTGTAGTGATATAGTATGGTTTCTTGTTAGAATCTTTACACATTCTGTTTTCCTCCTGTTTATGAAATGGGATAGGTTGAAGGGACTTTTCCCTTCCCCCAAAGAAAAACCCGCCTAAAAAAATCCTTTCGGAAATTTAAAGACGGGGAACTGTCCCGTGTTACCACTTTAATTTATCCGTACCTTTCAGTACAGACCTTACCGGCTGCTTTTGTTCCATAAAATCTCCTTAAGATCTTATGGTCACTTAATAACAGTCTGACACGATAACGGGTGTAACCGTCGAAATTTAAAGGCGCGGCTTCGCCAATTCAATTCCGCTGCTCCAAGGCCATGTTGGGAAATACACTCAAGCTTCCTTTTCAGCTTCCGGAAGTCTCTGCACATGAGGTTGATTTCTTACTCTTCTTTTCTCAGCATTCTTTTATAAATAGATTGTTAGTAACCCTAGTTTAATGGTTTCAGTAAAGTTTGTCAAGCGGGTATGTTGGTACATCAGCGCTTTTGTCATGACTTTTTTAATATCATCATATAAATAATAATAGTGAATCACGGAGGAAGCAAATATGAAAAACATCGTTTTGAAACAGGGCCGCCGATTTCTATCTTTCATCCTGGCTGTTTCCCTGCTTTGTGCTTGTGCACCCCCCGATAAATCGCCCGCCACGCCGTCAGGGGCCGGGTATGAACAATTCCATGCAAAGGATTTGTCCTCACAAAACAAGTTTGATCAATTTACAAACGACCTGTTTCTTGAGGAGATCAGCGATTCCGGAATCAGCTTTCATTTTAGTATAGCAAATCCTGCTTCCCGGGGGCTTGATAAAGTTCCTTTGACCCTGGGAGATTTTTCTCTGGATAAAATGAAACAGGGATCTAATGACCTTAGGGAGTTAAAAAAGAAGCTTGAAGGTTTTAACCCCCGCCAGCTAACCGATGAGCAGCGGCTTACCTGGCAGATTCTCCGCTCCTACATAAATACAGAATTAAAATCTGACGGTCTGGAGCTTTACGCCCAGCCTTTAACAACCACCATAGGAATCCAGGCACAGCTACCCATCTTGTTTTCAGAATACGCCTTTTACACCCGGGATGATGTGGACCACTATCTTGCTCTGCTTTCTACCATAGATGATTATTATGGGCAGATTATGGAGTTTGAAAAGAAAAAATCAGAAGCCGGCCTGTTTATGTCTGATGCTACCGCAGATCATGTATTAAAATCCTGCGAAGCATATTTAATCCAGCCTGACCACAGCTTCCTTGCCGACACATTCAACACCCGTATCGATGCACTTACGGACTTAACCGATGAAGAAAAAGCTTCTTATAAAGAGAAGAATTTAAAAATCCTGGAAGAACATTTCATACCTGCCTATAAAAATCTTGTAAATGGTATCACCGCTCTAATGGGGACTGGGACCAATGATAAGGGCTTATCCTTCTATCCCAAGGGGAAAGAATATTTTGAATACCTGGTCAATTCCAACACCGGAACCTCCTATGATTCCATCCGAAGCCTGACAAAAGCAATCGAAAAACAGTTAAACTCCGATATCCAGGCCATAGGAGCGATCACAAAGGAGCATCCGGAAGTGCTGGACCACCTTGACAACTATTCCTTCCATTATACCAAACCGGACGATATCCTGAACTCTCTAAAAACCCAGATATCCACAGATTTTCCTGAGCTTCCACCCTGCACCCATACCGTAAAATACGTTCCAAGTTCCCTGGAAGCCTCCTTAAGCCCTGCCTTCTACTTAGTCCCTCCTCTGGACCGTTATGAAGATAATGTCATTTACATCAACGGCAATCCGCGTTTTCAAAATGATGACCTTTTCACCACCCTGGCTCATGAAGGTTATCCCGGACATTTGTATCAGAACGTTTATTTTTTAAGCAGGAAACCAAATGACTTAAGAAGCATCCTCTCCTTCCCCAGTTATTCGGAAGGCTGGGCTACCTATGTGGAGTTCTACTCCTACACCTTGGATAACGGGCTGCCTCCTGGGCTTGGAGAGCTTCTGGCGCATAACACGGCTGTTACCTTGGGCATCTATGCCTATCTGGATATTTGCATCAATTATGAGGGCTGGGATAAAGAGCAGACAGCCAAATATCTTGGCACGTTTTATAATATTGAGAAAACAGATATTGTTGATTCCATTTACTCCAGCCTGATCGAAAATCCCACCAATTACATGGAATACTACGTGGGATATATGGAGATTATGGAAATGCTTGGCACTGCCAAGAGGATCTTAAAGGATGATTTTAATTTAAAGGACTTCCACGCTTTTATACTTGATATAGGTCCTGCTCCGTTTTCAGTTATCCAGCCTGCGTTCCGCACCTGGCTGTCCAAACAATTAAGAAGCCAATAAATCAAAAAGGGCAGAAGCTTGTAATATGCCGCTTCTGCCCTGCTTTTTTATCTTATTTTATTTTCTTATAATTCTTAACATATTCCAGGTAATCACTATCTCCCTGCTTGATCTGATCATTGGAATAGTTCTTACCATTAACAAGAATTTGTAATTTGTCCAATTCAAAATTTTCTATAAAGGTATTGCCAACCGCGGTCAGTGTAAGTACATCTTCTGTTGTACCCTTTTCCGGCATCTGGGATAAATCAAGAGTGGCCGTACCATCATCTTTCTTATCAAACTTCAGAACCTTTGTACCATCCTCTAATACGCTGTATTCAATCAGCTTGTCCACCATAGCGTCAGCCGTCAGCTCAGATACCGCATCCATCGCCTGATTTAATCCGGTGGAGTCATCATTCCTGCTATATACCGAAATAATCTCCATAGGCTCTGCGTTAGGATCAGGAACTTTATCACTGGCGCCTCCCGTTGAAGCTATTGCCCCAGGGCCAGGTGCTGTGGTCTCCATCTTAGGCTGCGTTGGTGCACATGCCACCAGGGACAT encodes the following:
- the dhaS gene encoding dihydroxyacetone kinase transcriptional activator DhaS encodes the protein MSDSLITKRAIAEALKQVCREKPFDKISISNITSVWGLNRQTFYYHFQDKYELLSWIYYNENFAKIAEDITLENWDQKIYELLQNMKEEKAFYINTIKEQEHTFESYLFDMAKALFSEAIIKLDEKKKLTDEERDFDAGFYAYGICGIIVDWVEKGMRTEPRLVAERLKSLAKASERAGYLRSQAGL
- the rsmA gene encoding 16S rRNA (adenine(1518)-N(6)/adenine(1519)-N(6))-dimethyltransferase RsmA, whose protein sequence is MATLGNPQKTIEIIKKYEFAFQKKFGQNFLIDTHVLDKIIAAAGVTKDDCVLEIGPGIGTMTQYLAENARHVVAVEIDSNLIPILNETLADYENVTIIHADILKVDINQITEQYNGGRPIKVVANLPYYITTPIIMGLFENMVPIDNITVMVQKEVADRMQVGPGSKDYGALSLAVQYYAEPYIVANVPPNCFMPRPNVGSAVIRLTRHKEPPVKAVDPGLMFKLIRASFNQRRKTLQNGLNNSPEIPFAKEQITEAVESLGLGPSVRGEALTLEQFSSLSNYFTGMKG
- a CDS encoding TatD family hydrolase — translated: MIFDTHAHYDDEAFDEDREELLASLFNHGIEAVTNVGASMDTSRHTLELAEKYPYIYGAIGVHPNETGELNEEDLAWLKKHSAHKKVVAIGEIGLDYYWDEPDHETQKKWFVRQLSLAREVKLPVVIHSRDAAKDTLDIMKAEGAKDIGGVIHCFSYGKEIAREYLTMGYYLGIGGVLTFKNAKKLKEVVEYMPIEQLVLETDCPYLAPAPNRGKRNSSLNLPYVVQEISAIKGIPEETVIDITNQNAKRLYRLKEQP
- a CDS encoding TraX family protein — protein: MKESMSARTRGITGNTLKMIAIITMLIDHIGVAVVENGILKYQDNLPAWGMFSLSGGSMWNIADLVLRTIGRIAFPIFCFLLVEGFFHTRDIKKYGARLLLFALISEIPFDLALFDQWFYPGYQNVYVTLFIGLWVLYWYDRALGNPIRQTLVFLAGCGAAVFLKCDYDIIGITMILLFYVFYKDKKRQTIFAGILAAFESLSCFGAAILAFIPIRMYSGARGKRNLKYFFYWFYPAHLVLLYILRLIIIK
- the metG gene encoding methionine--tRNA ligase; the encoded protein is MCKDSNKKPYYITTAIAYASGKPHIGNTYEAVLADAIARYKRAEGYDVFFQTGTDEHGQKIEEKAEAAGITPKEFVDRAAGEIKNIWDLMNTSYDKFIRTTDKDHEEQVQKIFKKLYDQGDIYKGHYEGLYCTPCESFFTESQLVDGKCPDCGREVKPAKEEAYFFRMSKYADRLINHINENPDFIQPVSRKNEMMNNFLLPGLQDLCVSRTTFKWGIPVSFDPKHVTYVWLDALTNYITGIGYDCDGNSSEQFARLWPADLHLIGKDIIRFHTIYWPIFLMALDIPLPKQVFGHPWLLQGDGKMSKSKGNVLYADTLVDFFGVDAVRYFVLHEMPFDNDGVISWELMVERMNSDLANILGNLVNRTISMSNKYFGGIVSDGKAAEAVDEDLKAVVLEEVKKVQEKMEKLRVADAMTAIFNIFRRSNKYIDETAPWTLAKDEDSKSRLETVLYNLTEAIAIGASLLDSFMPETSKKILNQLNTTKRDLSQMNEFGLYPSGDKVTDKPEILFARMDIKEVMEKVEVMFGPKEEENKETEKADSSAVIDIEAKAEIEYDDFAKLQFQVGEIIACEVVPKSKKLLCSQVRIGSQVKQIVSGIKAHYSPEEMVGKKVMVVVNLKPAKLAGVMSEGMLLCAEDAEGNLSLMIPEKAMPAGAEIC
- a CDS encoding DUF885 domain-containing protein, with protein sequence MKNIVLKQGRRFLSFILAVSLLCACAPPDKSPATPSGAGYEQFHAKDLSSQNKFDQFTNDLFLEEISDSGISFHFSIANPASRGLDKVPLTLGDFSLDKMKQGSNDLRELKKKLEGFNPRQLTDEQRLTWQILRSYINTELKSDGLELYAQPLTTTIGIQAQLPILFSEYAFYTRDDVDHYLALLSTIDDYYGQIMEFEKKKSEAGLFMSDATADHVLKSCEAYLIQPDHSFLADTFNTRIDALTDLTDEEKASYKEKNLKILEEHFIPAYKNLVNGITALMGTGTNDKGLSFYPKGKEYFEYLVNSNTGTSYDSIRSLTKAIEKQLNSDIQAIGAITKEHPEVLDHLDNYSFHYTKPDDILNSLKTQISTDFPELPPCTHTVKYVPSSLEASLSPAFYLVPPLDRYEDNVIYINGNPRFQNDDLFTTLAHEGYPGHLYQNVYFLSRKPNDLRSILSFPSYSEGWATYVEFYSYTLDNGLPPGLGELLAHNTAVTLGIYAYLDICINYEGWDKEQTAKYLGTFYNIEKTDIVDSIYSSLIENPTNYMEYYVGYMEIMEMLGTAKRILKDDFNLKDFHAFILDIGPAPFSVIQPAFRTWLSKQLRSQ
- a CDS encoding GerMN domain-containing protein, whose translation is MKKLIVFLMSAMMMMSLVACAPTQPKMETTAPGPGAIASTGGASDKVPDPNAEPMEIISVYSRNDDSTGLNQAMDAVSELTADAMVDKLIEYSVLEDGTKVLKFDKKDDGTATLDLSQMPEKGTTEDVLTLTAVGNTFIENFELDKLQILVNGKNYSNDQIKQGDSDYLEYVKNYKKIK